A single genomic interval of Pyrus communis chromosome 5, drPyrComm1.1, whole genome shotgun sequence harbors:
- the LOC137735561 gene encoding kinesin-like protein KIN-UC produces MAAASSSSSSSSSVRSSSSSTASAAAGHTNGSGSTSGRSERQTTSSAQVPPTHSTRQTTSSQANSHRSRPSSSSSRRSVTPNSRTPHSNPEYQQEAGRVRVAVRLRPRNLEDRISDSDFADSVELQPELKRLKLRKNNWSSESYRFDEVFTETASQNRVYQVVAKPVVESVLSGYNGTVMAYGQTGTGKTYTLGSLGRDDASERGIMVRALEDILSTSSDSVEVSYLQLYMESIQDLLAPEKINIPIHEDPKTGEVSLPGASVVRIKDLDHFLQLLQIGEANRHAANTKLNTESSRSHAILMVFVRRSVQENGTDEIASQEKASIADLSVRHGAPIVRKSKLLIVDLAGSERIDKSGSEGHLLEEAKFINLSLTSLGKCINALAENSPHIPIRDSKLTRLLRDSFGGSARTSLIVTIGPSARHYAETTSTIMFGQRAMRIVNMVKLKEEFDYESLCRKLENQVDHLTAQFERQQKLLDSNKLELERQLKECQDSFAEAKTNLSTRSQLLEKENARSELDLKDLLDELNRQKEQSDLMHDKVAQLEASLEHREFLEKENARLDLDLKDLSDKLNHEKEHSNLMHDKVAKLEASLEHGKQHQLEGSMYQKILADTTQMYEEKIAKLIKELDDERARAESTEKQLDETMKLLTDGQKAIQQHQTKNSAYQSALADTTQMYEKKIAELMDQLENEHARFEDLEEQLDVEKKRRNRQNSMQGKKEIDELRVQLEEMNQLHEQTLNKYWSLKSEYTDLSEEKARLKEELQDAKQRLLIEEKQRKSVENELIKLKKAAPEKEDEFEDKKSYMKENIHKGSSAFGNPMGLHNSNPSRDSISGQRATIAKICEEVGLQKILQLLTSEDIDVQTHAVKVVANLAAEDTNQAKIVEEGGLDALLALLRSSQNTTILRVASGAIANLAMNEVNQGLIMSRGGAQLLAETASNTNDPQTLRMVAGALANLCGNERIHTMLKEDGGIKALLGMAKSGSSEVIAQVARGLANFAKCESRGTIQGHRKGRSLLMDDGVLTWLIINSNTMSTSTQRHIELALCHLAQNEDNARDFISSGGLQEIIRISAESSRDDIRNLAKKALRVNPKFYNQMHGEQ; encoded by the exons ATGGccgctgcttcttcttcttcttcttcttcctcttccgtACGATCTTCGTCGTCGTCGACGGCATCTGCGGCAGCAGGGCATACTAATGGCAGTGGCAGTACTAGTGGAAGGTCTGAGAGGCAAACAACGTCGTCGGCACAAGTCCCTCCTACTCACTCCACTAGACAAACGACGTCCTCGCAAGCCAACAGCCACCGCTCGCGGCCCTCTTCTTCCAGTTCACGGCGCTCCGTCACTCCCAATTCGAGAACTCCTCACTCTAACCCCGAATATCAACAAG AGGCCGGAAGAGTGAGGGTCGCTGTCAGGCTTAGACCGAGAAATCTGGAGGATCGCATTTCGGATTCTGATTTCGCAGACAGTGTTGAGCTGCAGCCTGAG CTGAAGCGGCTGAAGTTGAGAAAGAACAATTGGAGTTCAGAGTCTTACAGATTTGATGAAGTTTTTACCGAAACCGCCTCACAAAATCGGGTTTATCAAGTGGTGGCAAAACCTGTAGTTGAG AGTGTGTTGAGTGGATATAATGGGACAGTTATGGCCTATGGCCAAACCGGTACTGGGAAAACTTACACACTTGGCAGTCTGGGTAGAGATGATGCGTCTGAGCGTGGCATTATGGTTAGAGCCTTGGAGGACATACTGTCTACCTCTTCTGATAGTGTGGAAGTTTCCTACTTGCAG TTGTACATGGAATCTATTCAAGATTTGCTTGCACCAGAAAAGATTAATATTCCTATTCACGAGGACCCCAAGACTGGTGAGGTGTCACTTCCTGGTGCTTCGGTAGTAAGAATTAAAGACCTTGATCACTTTTTACAACTGCTACAAATTGGTGAGGCAAATCGTCATGCAGCTAACACGAAGCTGAATACAGAATCTTCACGCAGTCATGCGATTCTTATG GTTTTTGTTCGTAGATCTGTGCAAGAAAATGGTACGGATGAGATCGCTTCTCAAGAAAAAGCCTCTATAGCTGATTTATCTGTTAGGCATGGCGCACCTATAGTTCGAAAAAGCAAGTTGCTGATTGTCGATCTTGCAGGATCTGAAAGAATAGATAAATCTG GCAGTGAGGGTCACTTGCTTGAGGAGGCAAAATTTATAAATCTTTCACTAACTTCCCTTGGAAAATGTATAAATGCATTGGCGGAAAACAGTCCACATATCCCTATCAGAGATTCTAAGCTTACAAGGTTGCTTCGTGATTCATTTGGAG GCTCTGCGAGGACCTCACTGATAGTAACGATTGGGCCATCAGCACGACACTATGCAGAGACAACTAGCACAATAATGTTTGGACAAAGG GCAATGAGAATAGTAAACATGGTAAAACTTaaagaagaatttgattatGAGAGTCTATGTCGGAAGCTTGAGAATCAAGTAGACCATCTTACTGCACAATTTGAAAGGCAACAAAAGTTGTTGGACAGTAACAAATTGGAATTGGAAAGACAGCTGAAAGAGTGTCAAGATTCTTTTGCTGAGGCCAAGACCAATCTAAGCACGAGGTCTCAG TTATTGGAGAAAGAAAATGCTCGTTCGGAGCTGGATCTGAAAGATCTTTTAGATGAGCTGAACCGTCAAAAAGAACAAAGTGATCTGATGCATGATAAGGTTGCACAGCTTGAAGCGAGTTTAGAACATAGAGAG TTTCTGGAGAAGGAAAATGCTCGTTTGGATTTGGATCTGAAAGATCTTTCAGATAAACTGAACCATGAGAAAGAACACAGTAACCTGATGCATGATAAAGTTGCAAAACTTGAAGCAAGTTTAGAACATGGCAAG CAACACCAGCTTGAAGGTTCCATGTATCAGAAAATATTAGCTGATACCACTCAGATGTATGAAGAGAAAATAGCAAAGTTGATTAAGGAGCTAGATGATGAGCGTGCTCGTGCTGAAAGCACAGAGAAACAGTTAGATGAAACAATGAAGCTTCTGACTGACGGCCAAAAGGCTATTCAG CAACATCAGACGAAAAATTCTGCATATCAATCAGCACTTGCAGACACTACTCAGATGTATGAGAAAAAAATAGCTGAGTTAATGGACCAATTGGAAAATGAGCATGCCCGTTTTGAAGACCTAGAAGAGCAGTTGGATGTGGAGAAGAAACGACGTAACCGTCAAAACTCAATGCAG GGGAAGAAAGAGATTGATGAACTTAGAGTGCAGTTAGAAGAAATGAATCAGCTACATGAACAAACTCTAAACAAATATTGGTCCTTGAAATCAGAATATACTGATCTCTCAGAAGAGAAG GCAAGACTCAAGGAAGAACTTCAAGATGCGAAGCAAAGACTTTTAATTGAAGAGAAGCAGAGGAAGTCTGTAGAGAATGAGCTAATCAAATTAAAGAAGGCTGCACCGGAGAAAGAAGATGAGTTTGAG GACAAGAAGTCGTATATGAAGGAAAATATACATAAAGGGTCTTCTGCGTTTGGGAATCCAATGGGATTACACAATTCGAATCCATCAAGGGATTCAATTTCTGGTCAGAGGGCCACCATTGCAAAAATATGCGAAGAAG TTGGGCTTCAAAAGATCTTACAACTGCTGACATCCGAAGATATAGATGTTCAAACCCATGCTGTGAAGGTGGTTGCCAACCTTGCAGCTGAAG aTACTAATCAGGCAAAGATTGTTGAGGAAGGTGGTTTAGATGCTTTGCTTGCGCTGTTGAGATCTTCGCAGAATACAACTATCCTTAGAGTTGCTTCTGGGGCCATTGCCAATTTGGCAATGAATG AGGTAAATCAAGGCCTAATTATGAGCAGAGGTGGAGCTCAACTACTCGCAGAGACAGCAAGCAACACAAATGATCCACAAACTCTTAGAATGGTTGCTGGCGCACTCGCTAATTTATGTGGAAATG AAAGAATACATACAATGCTGAAGGAAGATGGAGGAATTAAGGCACTCTTGGGAATGGCAAAGTCGGGGAGTAGTGAAGTCATTGCACAGGTTGCTAGAGGACTGGCCAACTTTGCAAAATGTGAATCACGCGGAACTATTCAAG GACATAGAAAAGGCCGTTCACTTTTGATGGACGATGGCGTCCTTACCTGGTTGATCATTAACTCCAACACCATGTCAACTTCAACCCAACGCCACATCGAGCTTGCTCTCTGCCATTTAGCGCAAAACG AGGACAATGCAAGGGATTTCATATCCAGTGGAGGGCTGCAAGAGATTATTCGAATATCGGCTGAATCTAGTCGGGACGATATCCGAAACTTAGCGAAGAAGGCGTTGAGAGTGAATCCAAAATTTTACAATCAGATGCATGGTGAACAGTGA